In Oryzias melastigma strain HK-1 linkage group LG6, ASM292280v2, whole genome shotgun sequence, the DNA window ttttttttacattctgccATTcagttgaaatgtatttatgatGAATTCAACTGACTGACAGATGTCTGCTATTACTTTTAGAGGGAGAACCTTCAGAGTCTGAGCCTGGCAAACACTTTCTACCCAGTACATAACCCGTTTACGTACCTGACACCTCCACAGACAGATACCGTGGAACTGTAGCAGAGAAACCAGAGATGCTTTCACAGGCCTCCTGAAACTGCACGGTCCGACCGTCCATCACCCTCAGCTGGGGGTTGATAAAGATCCTGAGGGGCTGGACGCTGATACCGCGCGCCTCCCTCACAGCTGGGGAGCTCTCCTCCAGCATCTCCTTTGGATATTCCAGAGCCAGGATGCGCAGCGGTACGCCGACCTGAGGCGCGCTCAGTCCCACGCACTCCAGTTTACGCATCACTTTGACCATGTTCTTGATGACATGTTGGACCTCCGGGCCTGTTACAGCTGCAGGGTCAACAGGAGCTGCATGTGAACGCAGGACAGGATCTCCTACTTGGCAAACATGAGTGTAAGGAGGACTTGGAGGGGGTCTGACTTTACGCTTCATGTACTGAAGATAGGAGCGGACTTTGACATGACTGGAAATCGAACGTTTACATGTGAGTGAGTGTGGAAGGTGAGAGGAAACCGCTGTGGTTGGGAAACGTGAGCACGGCGCTCTGGAAGCAGAAAGTCTGAAGCTCCTCCAGGAGAGCTGCAGGAGAGATGCTGAGGTCTTTGAGGTCATGGTGCAGCTGCAGCGTCCACACGTCCACACGTCCACACGTCCACACGTCCACACCGCTGTGGGACAGAGACACTGCACTCATTCACttaaaatcatcttttaaataaaatgtgaggGAACCCAGTGCAGAAACGAGAAACAAGTTCAAAGGACATAAATACTTTAGTCATTATATATAATAAACACTATCATGATGTTTTGTTGTGGTTTAGAGAAAACtgtattatgttttttaaatacaaaaggaAAATTCTTTCACAATTTACAGCGTAattttgaatataaaataaaacaattacctttagataaaacaattttataactATATTTACTTCTATATAAACCAAGTCAGAGTGAGCTAAtgtaaacaatgaaaaaaaataattagagaGAAAACACAGCAGATAGAATtagaaatcataattttttataaattattctctttttgtttgaaatgcaaTTAAGACACTTAAAATAATCAGAGAAATAACTCAAAAAGACAGTAAA includes these proteins:
- the pdf gene encoding peptide deformylase, mitochondrial; this encodes MTSKTSASLLQLSWRSFRLSASRAPCSRFPTTAVSSHLPHSLTCKRSISSHVKVRSYLQYMKRKVRPPPSPPYTHVCQVGDPVLRSHAAPVDPAAVTGPEVQHVIKNMVKVMRKLECVGLSAPQVGVPLRILALEYPKEMLEESSPAVREARGISVQPLRIFINPQLRVMDGRTVQFQEACESISGFSATVPRYLSVEVSGLNESGEAVSWQASGWAARIVQHEMDHLDGILYIDRMDSQTFININWQAYNE